A stretch of the Panicum virgatum strain AP13 chromosome 9N, P.virgatum_v5, whole genome shotgun sequence genome encodes the following:
- the LOC120688158 gene encoding uncharacterized protein LOC120688158, which produces MKFKYFEQFNLPLQLGPLVLHAPDGNVFLMNLTPVEPLGHTISLVCIQPEATDSRFGCSMVFSCFTGHHQISTLDVVRSSSLSDGMPKDFFCVVPKSRGIAIFLRTTIDNELVYDDEDELEDEDDDDESYDEDEDEEEDSDDA; this is translated from the coding sequence ATGAAATTCAAGTACTTTGAGCAGTTCAACCTCCCCCTTCAGCTAGGCCCGCTCGTGCTCCATGCCCCGGATGGCAACGTATTCCTCATGAACTTGACACCCGTGGAGCCCCTGGGGCACACCATCTCCCTCGTCTGCATCCAGCCAGAGGCCACGGACTCGAGGTTTGGGTGCTCCATGGTCTTCTCGTGCTTCACGGGCCACCACCAGATCTCAACGCTGGATGTCGTGAGAAGCTCGTCCCTGTCTGATGGGATGCCAAAGGACTTCTTCTGCGTCGTGCCCAAGTCTAGAGGCATTGCTATATTTCTCCGAACCACCATAGATAACGAGCTGGTGTATGACGACGAGGACGAGCTggaggatgaggatgatgatgacgagaGCTACGACGAGGAcgaagatgaggaagaagattcCGACGATGCTTAA